In one window of Juglans regia cultivar Chandler chromosome 3, Walnut 2.0, whole genome shotgun sequence DNA:
- the LOC108988122 gene encoding probable serine/threonine-protein kinase PBL8 isoform X2 has protein sequence MGNCGTREESAVVSHAQVQQLHMLAKNSNTPTPTPTDKDKDKKHNRSVSDLSDPSTPRNFEDSGKNAVLYTHVIAFTLYELETITKSFRSDYILGEGGFGTVYKGYIDENLRVGLKSLPVAVKVLNKEGLQGHREWLTEVNFLGQLRHPNLVKLIGYCCEDDHRLLVYEFMFRGSLENHLFRKAAVPLSWATRMMIALGAAKGLAFLHNAERPVIYRDFKTSNILLDSDYTAKLSDFGLAKAGPQGDETHVSTRVMGTYGYAAPEYVMTGHLTARSDVYSFGVVLLELLTGRKSVDKTRPSKEQNLVDWARPKLNDKKKLLQVIDPRLENQYSVRAAQKACSLAYYCLSQNPKARPLMSDVVETLEPLQSCSDTMSEVSSSSTTVGGPFVMGGISNYHMHHRFAKNVGPGSSCRSPNPNCSPGGPAACRVR, from the exons ATGGGCAACTGCGGCACTAGAGAGGAATCTGCTGTTGTTTCCCATGCTCaag TTCAACAGCTCCACATGTTAGCTAAAAATTCTAACACTCCCACTCCGACTCcaaccgacaaggacaaggacAAGAAGCACAATCGGTCCGTCTCAGATCTGAGCGATCCTTCAACCCCTCGCAACTTTGAGGACTCTGGAAAAAATGCTGTCCTCTATACCCACGTCATTGCCTTCACATTATACGAACTCGAGACTATCACGAAGAGCTTCCGATCCGATTATATTCTCGGGGAAGGTGGTTTCGGCACCGTCTACAAAGGTTACATCGACGAGAATCTCAGGGTTGGACTCAAATCCCTCCCTGTTGCCGTTAAGGTTCTCAACAAGGAGGGCCTACAGGGACACCGAGAGTGGCTt ACCGAAGTTAACTTTCTTGGCCAGCTAAGGCATCCGAATCTGGTTAAATTGATTGGATATTGTTGCGAGGATGACCACAGGTTACTCGTTTACGAGTTCATGTTCCGGGGCAGCCTTGAGAATCACCTCTTTCGAA AGGCAGCTGTTCCGTTATCATGGGCCACTAGAATGATGATTGCTCTTGGAGCTGCCAAAGGGCTGGCTTTTCTTCATAATGCTGAAAGGCCAGTTATATACAGAGACTTCAAAACTTCTAACATATTATTGGACTCT GATTATACAGCGAAGCTTTCTGACTTTGGGCTTGCTAAAGCTGGACCACAAGGTGATGAGACCCATGTATCGACTCGAGTAATGGGTACCTATGGTTATGCTGCCCCTGAATACGTGATGACTG GTCATCTGACTGCCAGGAGTGATGTCTACAGCTTCGGAGTTGTTCTTCTGGAGCTTTTGACGGGAAGAAAGTCCGTCGATAAGACAAGGCCAAGCAAGGAGCAAAACTTGGTAGATTGGGCCCGGCCGAAACTGAACGACAAGAAAAAGTTACTGCAAGTTATTGACCCTAGATTGGAGAATCAGTACTCTGTAAGGGCAGCACAGAAAGCCTGCAGCTTGGCATACTATTGTTTGAGCCAGAATCCCAAAGCAAGGCCCTTAATGAGTGACGTAGTCGAAACTTTGGAGCCTCTACAAAGTTGCAGTGACACTATGAGTGAAGTCTCGTCATCATCAACTACTGTTGGTGGTCCCTTTGTTATGGGTGGAATCTCAAATTACCATATGCATCATAGGTTTGCAAAGAATGTTGGTCCAGGTTCCAGTTGTCGATCTCCCAACCCAAATTGTTCCCCTGGCGGCCCTGCAGCATGCAGGGTTAGGTGA
- the LOC108988122 gene encoding probable serine/threonine-protein kinase PBL8 isoform X1 translates to MGNCGTREESAVVSHAQAVQQLHMLAKNSNTPTPTPTDKDKDKKHNRSVSDLSDPSTPRNFEDSGKNAVLYTHVIAFTLYELETITKSFRSDYILGEGGFGTVYKGYIDENLRVGLKSLPVAVKVLNKEGLQGHREWLTEVNFLGQLRHPNLVKLIGYCCEDDHRLLVYEFMFRGSLENHLFRKAAVPLSWATRMMIALGAAKGLAFLHNAERPVIYRDFKTSNILLDSDYTAKLSDFGLAKAGPQGDETHVSTRVMGTYGYAAPEYVMTGHLTARSDVYSFGVVLLELLTGRKSVDKTRPSKEQNLVDWARPKLNDKKKLLQVIDPRLENQYSVRAAQKACSLAYYCLSQNPKARPLMSDVVETLEPLQSCSDTMSEVSSSSTTVGGPFVMGGISNYHMHHRFAKNVGPGSSCRSPNPNCSPGGPAACRVR, encoded by the exons ATGGGCAACTGCGGCACTAGAGAGGAATCTGCTGTTGTTTCCCATGCTCaag CAGTTCAACAGCTCCACATGTTAGCTAAAAATTCTAACACTCCCACTCCGACTCcaaccgacaaggacaaggacAAGAAGCACAATCGGTCCGTCTCAGATCTGAGCGATCCTTCAACCCCTCGCAACTTTGAGGACTCTGGAAAAAATGCTGTCCTCTATACCCACGTCATTGCCTTCACATTATACGAACTCGAGACTATCACGAAGAGCTTCCGATCCGATTATATTCTCGGGGAAGGTGGTTTCGGCACCGTCTACAAAGGTTACATCGACGAGAATCTCAGGGTTGGACTCAAATCCCTCCCTGTTGCCGTTAAGGTTCTCAACAAGGAGGGCCTACAGGGACACCGAGAGTGGCTt ACCGAAGTTAACTTTCTTGGCCAGCTAAGGCATCCGAATCTGGTTAAATTGATTGGATATTGTTGCGAGGATGACCACAGGTTACTCGTTTACGAGTTCATGTTCCGGGGCAGCCTTGAGAATCACCTCTTTCGAA AGGCAGCTGTTCCGTTATCATGGGCCACTAGAATGATGATTGCTCTTGGAGCTGCCAAAGGGCTGGCTTTTCTTCATAATGCTGAAAGGCCAGTTATATACAGAGACTTCAAAACTTCTAACATATTATTGGACTCT GATTATACAGCGAAGCTTTCTGACTTTGGGCTTGCTAAAGCTGGACCACAAGGTGATGAGACCCATGTATCGACTCGAGTAATGGGTACCTATGGTTATGCTGCCCCTGAATACGTGATGACTG GTCATCTGACTGCCAGGAGTGATGTCTACAGCTTCGGAGTTGTTCTTCTGGAGCTTTTGACGGGAAGAAAGTCCGTCGATAAGACAAGGCCAAGCAAGGAGCAAAACTTGGTAGATTGGGCCCGGCCGAAACTGAACGACAAGAAAAAGTTACTGCAAGTTATTGACCCTAGATTGGAGAATCAGTACTCTGTAAGGGCAGCACAGAAAGCCTGCAGCTTGGCATACTATTGTTTGAGCCAGAATCCCAAAGCAAGGCCCTTAATGAGTGACGTAGTCGAAACTTTGGAGCCTCTACAAAGTTGCAGTGACACTATGAGTGAAGTCTCGTCATCATCAACTACTGTTGGTGGTCCCTTTGTTATGGGTGGAATCTCAAATTACCATATGCATCATAGGTTTGCAAAGAATGTTGGTCCAGGTTCCAGTTGTCGATCTCCCAACCCAAATTGTTCCCCTGGCGGCCCTGCAGCATGCAGGGTTAGGTGA
- the LOC108986819 gene encoding uncharacterized protein LOC108986819 — MDGFYNQIQSLQYLRGKKKSSFDLKAATDSLLVTSYLCFLHLVEELIKNASDVKACEQSEDRSHKSGEFVELSGGLHGGSEPPAFQCAERERIAMASANKGGDESSASLMPWKLESSQKAIKNDRLDLRENETAVMGDQIGIGGVSDACQKSKDTSLINDDESDGLSDIDDVEVSGYLNNEEEMRFKKIIWEEMNNDLW; from the exons ATGGATGGTTTCTATAACCAGATCCAATCATTGCAGTActtgagaggaaagaaaaaatcatcTTTTGATCTCAAGGCTGCTACTGATTCCTTACTAGTTACTAGTTACTTGTGTTTCTTACACCTT GTTGAGGAGTTGATTAAGAATGCTTCAGACGTTAAGGCATGCGAGCAATCGGAGGATAGGTCCCACAAGTCTGGGGAA TTTGTTGAACTTTCTGGGGGACTGCATGGTGGGTCAGAACCTCCTGCATTCCAGTGTGCTGAAAGGGAGAGAATAGCCATGGCATCTGCTAATAAGGGGGGAGATGAATCAAGTGCTTCCTTAATGCCTTGGAAG CTTGAAAGCAGCCAAAAGGCAATCAAGAATGATCGATTGGACCTGAGGGAGAATGAAA CTGCTGTCATGGGAGATCAGATTGGAATAGGTGGTGTTTCGGATGCATGTCAGAAATCTAAGGATACAAGCTTGATCAATGATGATGAATCAGATGGTCTTTCTGATATTGATGATGTTGAA GTGAGTGGCTACCTCAACAATGAGGAGGAGATGCGTTTTAAGAAGATTATCTGGGAGGAAATGAACAATGACTTGTGGTAG
- the LOC108988246 gene encoding transcription factor IIIB 60 kDa subunit-like isoform X2, translated as MRFKKIIWEEMNREYLQEQAAAAAAKMGSQASFQNSSDELRAAHELAAATAAAVAKSRKERKQKQDVNANPAQTAAETAYQMLIKKRLSSKINYDVLETLFAEKVCIFSCTFIVQSPIEGYRFVYLI; from the exons ATGCGTTTTAAGAAGATTATCTGGGAGGAAATGAACAGAGAGTATCTTCAG GAACAAGCAGCAGCAGCTGCTGCTAAGATGGGAAGTCAGGCCAGCTTTCAGAATTCTTCTGATGAATTGCGAGCTGCACATGAACTAGCTGCAGCAACTGCAGCAGCTGTGGCAAAGTCAAGAAAG GAGaggaaacaaaaacaagatgTAAATGCCAATCCTGCTCAAACGGCTGCAGAAACAGCTTATCAAATGCTAATCAAGAAG AGACTCAGTTCGAAAATCAACTATGATGTATTGGAGACACTCTTTGCCGAAAAGGTATGTATATTTTCTTGTACTTTTATCGTACAAAGTCCAATTGAGGGATAtagatttgtttatttaatataa
- the LOC108988246 gene encoding transcription factor IIIB 60 kDa subunit-like isoform X1 has product MRFKKIIWEEMNREYLQEQAAAAAAKMGSQASFQNSSDELRAAHELAAATAAAVAKSRKERKQKQDVNANPAQTAAETAYQMLIKKRLSSKINYDVLETLFAEKRRSTTMDLGSLWSSSSRKMGDWV; this is encoded by the exons ATGCGTTTTAAGAAGATTATCTGGGAGGAAATGAACAGAGAGTATCTTCAG GAACAAGCAGCAGCAGCTGCTGCTAAGATGGGAAGTCAGGCCAGCTTTCAGAATTCTTCTGATGAATTGCGAGCTGCACATGAACTAGCTGCAGCAACTGCAGCAGCTGTGGCAAAGTCAAGAAAG GAGaggaaacaaaaacaagatgTAAATGCCAATCCTGCTCAAACGGCTGCAGAAACAGCTTATCAAATGCTAATCAAGAAG AGACTCAGTTCGAAAATCAACTATGATGTATTGGAGACACTCTTTGCCGAAAAG CGACGGAGTACGACGATGGATCTGGGTAGCTTGTGGTCCAGCTCTAGTCGGAAGATGGGTGATTGGGTGTGA
- the LOC108988246 gene encoding transcription factor IIIB 60 kDa subunit-like isoform X3, protein MRFKKIIWEEMNREYLQEQAAAAAAKMGSQASFQNSSDELRAAHELAAATAAAVAKSRKERKQKQDVNANPAQTAAETAYQMLIKKRLSSKINYDVLETLFAEKHILMPSIRRKKKEEEYIIMRT, encoded by the exons ATGCGTTTTAAGAAGATTATCTGGGAGGAAATGAACAGAGAGTATCTTCAG GAACAAGCAGCAGCAGCTGCTGCTAAGATGGGAAGTCAGGCCAGCTTTCAGAATTCTTCTGATGAATTGCGAGCTGCACATGAACTAGCTGCAGCAACTGCAGCAGCTGTGGCAAAGTCAAGAAAG GAGaggaaacaaaaacaagatgTAAATGCCAATCCTGCTCAAACGGCTGCAGAAACAGCTTATCAAATGCTAATCAAGAAG AGACTCAGTTCGAAAATCAACTATGATGTATTGGAGACACTCTTTGCCGAAAAG CATATCCTCATGCCTTCTAtcaggaggaaaaaaaaagaagaagagtatATCATCATGCGCACATAA
- the LOC108988246 gene encoding transcription factor IIIB 60 kDa subunit-like isoform X4: MRFKKIIWEEMNREYLQEQAAAAAAKMGSQASFQNSSDELRAAHELAAATAAAVAKSRKERKQKQDVNANPAQTAAETAYQMLIKKRLSSKINYDVLETLFAEKEEKKRRRVYHHAHIIPS; the protein is encoded by the exons ATGCGTTTTAAGAAGATTATCTGGGAGGAAATGAACAGAGAGTATCTTCAG GAACAAGCAGCAGCAGCTGCTGCTAAGATGGGAAGTCAGGCCAGCTTTCAGAATTCTTCTGATGAATTGCGAGCTGCACATGAACTAGCTGCAGCAACTGCAGCAGCTGTGGCAAAGTCAAGAAAG GAGaggaaacaaaaacaagatgTAAATGCCAATCCTGCTCAAACGGCTGCAGAAACAGCTTATCAAATGCTAATCAAGAAG AGACTCAGTTCGAAAATCAACTATGATGTATTGGAGACACTCTTTGCCGAAAAG gaggaaaaaaaaagaagaagagtatATCATCATGCGCACATAATTCCTTCTTGA
- the LOC108988843 gene encoding serine/threonine-protein phosphatase PP1-like codes for MEGLDGLIERLLEGRKNRGKRIQLAESEIRQLCIAAKDVFLSQPNLLELEAPINVCGDIHGQYADLLRLFEYGGFPPNSNYLFLGDYVDRGKQSIETICLLLGYKIKYPDNLFLLRGNHECASINRIYGFYDECKRRFSVRLWKIFTECFNCLPVAAVIDDKILCMHGGLSPEMERLDQIRAIERPVDVPDQGLLCDLLWADPDRDIRGWGENDRGVSYTFGADKVAEFLKKHDLDLICRAHQVVEDGYEFFADRQLVTIFSAPNYCGEFNNAGALMSVDANLLCSFQILKPWRGKTAHLE; via the exons ATGGAAGGATTGGATGGGCTGATAGAGAGGCTGTTGGAAGGAAGGAAGAACAGAGGCAAACGGATTCAGCTTGCAGAGTCTGAAATCCGCCAACTTTGCATCGCTGCCAAGGATGTCTTCCTCAGCCAGCCAAATCTTCTTGAATTAGAGGCTCCCATTAACGTTTGTG GTGACATACACGGTCAGTATGCAGACCTCTTACGATTGTTTGAGTATGGTGGTTTTCCACCAAATTCAAACTACCTGTTCCTTGGAGACTACGTGGATAGAGGAAAACAGAGTATAGAGACTATATGCCTTCTGCTTGGTTACAAGATCAAGTATCCGGATAACTTATTTCTCCTCCGGGGAAACCATGAATGTGCATCTATCAATCGAATCTATGGTTTCTATGATGAGTGCAAGCGTCGCTTCAGCGTCCGTCTCTGGAAGATATTTACAGAATGCTTCAACTGTTTGCCAGTAGCTGCAGTGATCGATGACAAAATCCTATGCATGCACGGTGGCCTTTCGCCCGAAATGGAGAGGTTGGATCAAATCAGAGCTATAGAAAGGCCAGTTGATGTGCCAGACCAGGGACTCTTATGTGACCTCCTATGGGCTGATCCCGACAGAGACATCAGAGGGTGGGGTGAGAATGATAGGGGTGTTTCCTATACTTTTGGAGCGGACAAGGTAGCTGAGTTCTTGAAGAAACATGATCTTGATCTCATATGCCGTGCCCACCAG GTAGTTGAAGATGGTTATGAGTTCTTCGCAGACAGGCAGCTAGTTACCATATTCTCGGCACCAAACTATTGCGGAGAATTTAATAATGCGGGTGCCCTCATGAGTGTGGATGCAAACTTGCTCTGTTCCTTTCAGATTCTCAAACCGTGGAGGGGGAAAACGGCACATCtcgaataa
- the LOC108986887 gene encoding uncharacterized protein LOC108986887, which yields MSEFDIEYVPRSSIKGQILANFIAEFTSLQEEVHNAPPKTPWQIFVDGSSDSADTKSQEPKGQELARVVSGQEDLPLPKQVVISIVGMSVIGDEISEVRPMAPKWATDIIKYLDTNELPDDKWQARKIKNKVDRFILTNGTLYKRGYSMPLLRFDIPRFIISDNGRLFDSDHYRDWCRDSGIKFRYSSPGHPQSNGQVEVINKTLLGILKKRLEYKKGTWAEELPGVLWVYRTTIKTPMGKTPFTLTYGHEAVAPVEVGMPTYRIQHFDQDSNSARLEEELDLLEERRLKVEVRKMINKRRAERLFNQLSSFKVGELVLRQVGITTEMKGSWNQGGRDPMWSQPKIAKARID from the exons ATGAGTGAATTCGACATCGAATATGTCCCTAGAAGCTCCATTAAGGGACAGATACTAGCAAACTTCATCGCAGAGTTTACTAGCTTACAGGAAGAGGTTCATAATGCACCTCCCAAGACACCCTGGCAAATCTTCGTTGATGGCTCATCTG ATTCAGCAGATACCAAGAGCCAAGAACCAAAAGGCCAAGAACTGGCACGAGTTGTGTCTGGGCAGGAGGACTTGCCCTTACCTAAGCAAGTTGTCATCAGCATAGTAGGGATGTCCGTGATAGGGGATGAGATCTCGGAGGTTAGGCCAATGGCTCCAAAATGGGCTACGGACATAATCAAGTATCTCGATACCAACGAGTTACccgatgacaagtggcaagcgAGGAAAATCAAGAATAAGGTGGATCGCTTCATCTTGACAAACGGGACTCTGTACAAACGGGGTTACTCCATGCCCCTCTTGAG ATTTGACATCCCTCGTTTTATCATATCAGACAATGGGAGGTTGTTTGACTCGGACCATTACCGTGACTGGTGCAGGGATTCGGGAATCAAGTTTAGGTATTCTTCCCCGGGACACCCACAGTCCAATGGGCAAGTCGAGGTGATCAACAAGACTTTACTCGGGATCCTTAAGAAGAGGCTTGAGTATAAGAAGGGGACATGGGCAGAAGAACTTCCAGGAGTGTTGTGGGTGTACCGGACTACGATCAAAACACCGATGGGCAAAACCCCTTTCACGCTCACCTACGGACATGAGGCAGTAGCACCCGTTGAAGTAGGAATGCCTACCTACAGGATTCAACACTTCGATCAAGACTCCAACAGTGCAAGACTGGAGGAGGAGCTCGACTTGTTGGAAGAAAGAAGGTTAAAAGTAGAAGTAAGGAAAATGATCAATAAAAGAAGGGCAGAGCGTTTATTCAACCAGCTGAGCTCCTTTAAAGTCGGGGAACTAGTGCTAAGGCAAGTTGGGATAACCACCGAGATGAAGGGAAGTTGGAACCAAGGTGGGAGGGACCCTATGTGGTCACAACCAAAAATCGCCAAGGCTCGTATAGACTAA